A window of the Streptomyces griseochromogenes genome harbors these coding sequences:
- a CDS encoding DNA translocase FtsK: MASRPSAAKKQPAKKAAAPAKAAAGKAVAKKKPAKKAPAKKAPAKKAAPPPKPAPNPTGGVYRLVRALWLGLAHAVGAVFRGIGRGAKNLDPAHRKDGIALLLFAIALIVAAGTWADLRGPVGDLVEILVTGAFGRLDLLVPILLAVIAVRFIRHPEKPDANGRIVIGLSALVIGVLGQVHIACGSPARSDGMQGIRDAGGLIGWSAATPLTRAMTEALAVPMLVLLTIFGLLVVTATPVNAIPQRLRALGVRLGVVHDREAEERTEDDERYDEQWREALPPRPRKRRSASPAYDPGDAEEEALSQRRGRPRRSAVPQPDLQRQMDAVDVAAAAAAALDGAVLHGMPPSPLVADLTQGVSVGDREETTPVPTPSPVPAARPQQEKLKVENVPDLTKAAPDAPRDLPARAEQLQLSGDITYALPSLDLLARGGPGKARSAANDAVVDSLRNVFGEFKVDADVTGFTRGPTVTRYEVTLGPAVKVERITALTKNIAYAVASPDVRIISPIPGKSAVGIEIPNTDREMVNLGDVLRLADASEDAHPMLVALGKDVEGGYVTANLAKMPHILVAGATGSGKSSCINCLITSVMVRATPEDVRMVLVDPKRVELTAYEGIPHLITPIITNPKRAAEALQWVVREMDLRYDDLAAFGYRHIDDFNQAIREGKVKLPEGSERELQPYPYLLVIVDELADLMMVAPRDVEDAIVRITQLARAAGIHLVLATQRPSVDVVTGLIKANVPSRLAFATSSLADSRVILDQPGAEKLIGKGDGLFLPMGANKPTRMQGAFVTEEEVATIVRHCKEQMTPVFRDDVTVGSKQKKEIDEDIGDDLDLLCQAAELVVSTQFGSTSMLQRKLRVGFAKAGRLMDLMESRNIVGPSEGSKARDVLVKPDELDGVLALIRGESGG; the protein is encoded by the coding sequence ATGGCCTCACGTCCCTCCGCCGCCAAGAAGCAGCCCGCGAAGAAGGCGGCCGCTCCGGCGAAGGCTGCGGCGGGGAAGGCGGTCGCGAAGAAGAAGCCGGCCAAGAAGGCGCCCGCCAAGAAGGCCCCGGCGAAGAAGGCCGCCCCGCCGCCCAAGCCGGCACCCAACCCCACCGGGGGCGTCTACCGGTTGGTGCGCGCACTCTGGCTCGGTCTCGCGCACGCGGTCGGTGCCGTCTTCCGGGGCATAGGGCGGGGCGCCAAGAACCTCGACCCGGCCCACCGCAAGGACGGCATCGCGCTGCTGCTGTTCGCCATCGCGCTGATCGTGGCCGCCGGCACCTGGGCCGATCTGCGCGGCCCCGTCGGCGACCTGGTGGAGATCCTGGTCACCGGCGCCTTCGGACGGCTCGACCTGCTGGTGCCGATACTGCTCGCGGTGATCGCCGTACGGTTCATCCGGCACCCGGAGAAGCCGGATGCCAACGGCCGGATCGTGATCGGCCTGTCCGCGCTCGTCATCGGCGTGCTCGGGCAGGTCCACATCGCCTGCGGCTCACCCGCCCGCAGCGACGGCATGCAGGGCATCAGGGACGCCGGCGGCCTCATCGGCTGGTCGGCGGCGACCCCGCTGACGCGTGCCATGACCGAGGCGCTCGCCGTGCCGATGCTGGTGCTGCTGACGATCTTCGGCCTGCTCGTGGTGACCGCGACCCCGGTCAACGCGATTCCGCAGCGGCTGCGCGCGCTCGGTGTGCGCCTGGGCGTGGTGCACGATCGCGAGGCGGAGGAACGCACCGAGGACGACGAGCGCTACGACGAGCAGTGGCGCGAGGCACTGCCCCCGCGCCCCCGCAAGCGCCGGAGCGCCTCCCCGGCGTACGACCCCGGGGACGCCGAGGAGGAGGCCCTCTCGCAGCGCCGCGGCCGCCCCAGGCGCTCCGCGGTGCCACAGCCGGATCTGCAGCGGCAGATGGACGCCGTGGACGTCGCGGCGGCCGCCGCGGCCGCGCTCGACGGTGCCGTCCTGCACGGCATGCCGCCGTCCCCGCTCGTCGCCGACCTCACCCAGGGCGTGAGCGTGGGCGACCGCGAGGAGACCACGCCGGTACCCACGCCGTCGCCGGTTCCGGCCGCCCGTCCCCAGCAGGAGAAGCTGAAGGTCGAGAACGTCCCCGACCTCACGAAGGCCGCGCCGGACGCGCCCCGCGACCTGCCCGCGCGCGCGGAGCAGCTCCAGCTGTCCGGAGACATCACCTATGCGCTGCCGTCGCTGGACCTCCTCGCCCGCGGCGGCCCCGGAAAGGCGCGCAGCGCGGCCAACGACGCGGTCGTCGACTCCCTGCGCAACGTCTTCGGCGAGTTCAAGGTGGACGCCGACGTCACGGGCTTCACGCGCGGACCGACGGTCACCCGCTACGAGGTCACGCTCGGCCCGGCCGTGAAGGTCGAGCGGATCACCGCGCTGACCAAGAACATCGCGTACGCCGTCGCCAGCCCCGACGTCCGGATCATCAGCCCCATCCCCGGCAAGTCCGCGGTGGGCATCGAGATCCCGAACACCGACCGGGAGATGGTCAACCTCGGCGACGTGCTGCGCCTCGCGGACGCCTCCGAGGACGCCCATCCCATGCTGGTGGCGCTCGGCAAGGACGTCGAGGGCGGCTACGTCACGGCCAACCTCGCGAAGATGCCGCACATCCTCGTCGCCGGAGCCACCGGTTCCGGTAAGTCGTCGTGCATCAACTGCCTGATCACGTCGGTCATGGTCCGCGCGACCCCCGAAGACGTGCGGATGGTCCTGGTCGACCCCAAGCGCGTCGAGCTGACCGCCTACGAGGGCATCCCGCACCTGATCACGCCGATCATCACCAACCCCAAGCGGGCCGCCGAGGCGCTCCAGTGGGTCGTACGCGAGATGGACCTGCGCTACGACGACCTGGCCGCCTTCGGATACCGGCACATCGACGACTTCAACCAGGCCATCCGCGAGGGCAAGGTGAAGCTGCCGGAGGGCAGCGAGCGGGAACTCCAGCCGTATCCGTACCTGCTGGTGATCGTGGACGAGCTGGCCGACCTCATGATGGTCGCCCCGCGCGACGTCGAGGACGCGATCGTGCGCATCACCCAGCTCGCGCGCGCGGCCGGCATCCACCTGGTGCTGGCCACCCAACGCCCGTCGGTCGACGTGGTCACCGGCCTCATCAAGGCCAACGTGCCCTCCCGGCTGGCCTTCGCCACCTCCTCGCTCGCCGACTCCCGGGTCATCCTCGACCAGCCCGGCGCCGAGAAGCTGATCGGCAAGGGCGACGGTCTGTTCCTGCCGATGGGGGCCAACAAACCGACCCGCATGCAGGGCGCGTTCGTGACCGAGGAGGAGGTCGCGACGATCGTCCGGCACTGCAAGGAGCAGATGACGCCCGTCTTCCGAGACGACGTCACGGTGGGCAGCAAGCAGAAGAAGGAGATCGACGAGGACATCGGCGACGACCTCGATCTGCTGTGCCAGGCGGCCGAACTGGTGGTCTCCACGCAGTTCGGGTCGACGTCCATGCTCCAGCGCAAGCTGCGCGTCGGCTTCGCCAAGGCCGGGCGGCTCATGGACCTCATGGAGTCGCGGAACATCGTCGGGCCCAGCGAGGGTTCGAAGGCGCGTGACGTTCTTGTGAAACCTGACGAGCTGGACGGCGTACTCGCGCTGATCCGCGGGGAGTCTGGCGGGTAG
- a CDS encoding helix-turn-helix domain-containing protein, with protein sequence MSIGNSPEDERPSQDVSEEARPSVGRALKQARIAAGLTVDDVSSATRVRIAIVHAIEADDYAVCGGDVYARGHIRTLARAVHLDPAPLIEQYGAEHGGRPAPTPAAPLFEAERIRPERRGPNWTAAMVAAIVVVIGFVGFTAVKGGDSGNDAKSQIAEGATATPSKSAPATPKKDKPAAPTSEASDSAIAAAPQDKVTVKVSAANGRSWISAKDHNGRMLFDGLLKKGESKTFQDSSKINLILGDAGAIQLYVNGKKIEDNFQKGAVERLTYTKGDPEAG encoded by the coding sequence GTGTCCATCGGCAACTCCCCTGAAGACGAGCGTCCGTCCCAAGACGTGTCCGAGGAAGCCCGTCCCTCCGTGGGCCGCGCCCTGAAGCAGGCGCGGATCGCGGCCGGGCTCACCGTCGACGACGTCAGCAGCGCCACTCGTGTCCGTATCGCCATCGTGCACGCCATCGAGGCGGACGACTACGCCGTCTGCGGCGGTGATGTGTACGCCCGCGGACACATCCGCACGCTGGCCAGGGCTGTACACCTCGACCCCGCGCCGCTGATCGAGCAGTACGGGGCCGAGCACGGCGGGCGGCCCGCGCCCACCCCCGCCGCGCCCCTGTTCGAAGCGGAACGCATCCGTCCCGAGCGCCGCGGGCCCAACTGGACCGCGGCCATGGTCGCCGCGATCGTCGTCGTCATCGGATTCGTCGGGTTCACCGCGGTCAAGGGCGGCGACAGCGGGAACGACGCCAAGTCGCAGATCGCCGAGGGCGCCACCGCCACCCCCAGCAAGTCCGCCCCTGCCACGCCGAAGAAGGACAAGCCCGCCGCTCCGACGTCCGAGGCGTCCGACAGTGCCATCGCGGCCGCCCCGCAGGACAAGGTGACCGTCAAGGTCAGCGCCGCCAACGGACGCAGTTGGATCTCCGCCAAGGACCACAACGGCCGGATGCTCTTCGACGGACTGCTGAAGAAGGGCGAGTCCAAGACCTTCCAGGACAGCTCCAAGATCAACCTGATCCTCGGCGACGCCGGCGCGATCCAGCTGTACGTCAACGGCAAGAAGATCGAGGACAACTTCCAGAAGGGCGCGGTGGAGCGCCTCACGTACACGAAGGGTGACCCCGAGGCCGGATGA
- the rimO gene encoding 30S ribosomal protein S12 methylthiotransferase RimO, with the protein MPERRTVALVTLGCARNEVDSEELAGRLEADGWQLVEDAADADVAVVNTCGFVEAAKKDSVDALLEANDLKDHGRTQAVVAVGCMAERYGKELAEALPEADGVLGFDDYADISDRLQTILSGGIHASHTPRDRRKLLPISPAERQESAAAVALPGHGPADLPEGLAPASGPRAPLRRRLDGSPVASVKLASGCDRRCSFCAIPSFRGSFISRRPSDVLNETRWLAEEGVKEIMLVSENNTSYGKDLGDIRLLESLLPELAEVDGIERVRVSYLQPAEMRPGLIDVLTSTPKVVPYFDLSFQHSAPDVLRAMRRFGDTDRFLELLDTIRSKAPEAGVRSNFIVGFPGESESDLAELERFLNGARLDAIGVFGYSDEEGTEAATYDNKLDEDVVAERLAHISRLAEELVSQRSEERVGETVRVLVESVDEEEGVYGRAAHQAPETDGQVLLTSGEGLSVGRMVEAKVVGTEGVDLVAEPLTGSFGCSEEAGR; encoded by the coding sequence ATGCCTGAACGCCGTACCGTCGCACTTGTCACTCTCGGCTGCGCCCGTAACGAGGTGGACTCGGAGGAGCTCGCAGGCCGTTTGGAGGCGGACGGCTGGCAGCTCGTCGAGGACGCCGCGGACGCCGATGTCGCCGTGGTCAACACCTGTGGTTTCGTCGAAGCCGCCAAGAAGGACTCCGTCGACGCCCTCCTGGAGGCCAACGACCTCAAGGATCACGGCAGAACCCAGGCCGTCGTGGCGGTGGGCTGCATGGCCGAGCGGTACGGCAAGGAGCTGGCCGAGGCGCTGCCCGAGGCCGACGGCGTGCTCGGCTTCGACGATTACGCCGACATCTCCGACCGCCTGCAGACCATCCTGTCCGGCGGCATCCACGCCTCCCACACCCCGCGCGACCGCCGCAAGCTGCTGCCGATCAGTCCTGCCGAGCGCCAGGAGTCGGCCGCCGCCGTCGCGCTGCCCGGCCACGGCCCGGCCGACCTCCCGGAGGGGCTCGCGCCCGCCTCCGGCCCACGCGCGCCCCTGCGCCGCCGGCTGGACGGCTCCCCGGTCGCCTCGGTCAAGCTCGCCTCCGGCTGTGACCGGCGCTGCTCCTTCTGCGCCATCCCGTCGTTCCGCGGCTCCTTCATCTCGCGCCGCCCGAGCGACGTGCTGAACGAGACGCGATGGCTGGCCGAGGAGGGTGTGAAGGAGATCATGCTGGTCTCCGAGAACAACACCTCCTACGGCAAGGACCTGGGCGACATCCGCCTCCTCGAGTCACTGCTGCCGGAGCTGGCCGAGGTCGACGGCATCGAGCGCGTGCGCGTGAGCTACCTGCAGCCGGCCGAGATGCGCCCGGGCCTGATCGACGTGCTGACCTCCACCCCGAAGGTCGTCCCTTACTTCGACCTGTCCTTCCAGCACTCCGCGCCCGACGTGCTGCGTGCCATGCGCCGCTTCGGTGACACCGACCGCTTCCTGGAGCTGCTGGACACCATCCGCTCCAAGGCTCCCGAGGCCGGCGTGCGCTCCAACTTCATCGTCGGCTTCCCCGGCGAGAGCGAGTCGGACCTGGCCGAACTGGAGCGCTTCCTGAACGGAGCCCGTCTGGACGCCATCGGTGTCTTCGGCTACTCCGACGAGGAGGGCACGGAGGCGGCGACGTACGACAACAAGCTCGACGAGGACGTCGTCGCCGAGCGCCTCGCCCACATCTCCCGGCTCGCCGAGGAACTCGTTTCGCAACGCAGCGAGGAGCGCGTCGGCGAGACCGTGCGCGTCCTCGTGGAGTCCGTGGACGAGGAGGAAGGCGTGTACGGCCGCGCCGCGCACCAGGCGCCGGAGACGGACGGCCAGGTGCTGCTCACGAGCGGCGAAGGCCTGAGTGTCGGACGTATGGTCGAGGCGAAGGTGGTCGGCACGGAAGGTGTCGACCTGGTGGCCGAGCCGCTGACGGGCTCGTTCGGGTGTAGTGAGGAGGCGGGCAGATGA
- the pgsA gene encoding CDP-diacylglycerol--glycerol-3-phosphate 3-phosphatidyltransferase — MTGVPASAAGGSSGAQGAGSAAAADGAASKASDAASGPAAGSEESLQEGARPARGGKLAAAAVNQASVWNVANLLTMLRLVLVPGFVALMLTNGGYDPAWRSLAWAAFAVAMITDLFDGHLARTYNLVTDFGKIADPIADKAIMGAALICLSALGDLPWWVTAVILGRELGITLLRFLVIRYGVIPASRGGKLKTLTQGVAVGMYVLPLTGWLATLRFWVMAAAVVLTVVTGLDYVRQAIVLRRQGIAERAAALEEKEA; from the coding sequence ATGACCGGAGTCCCGGCATCCGCCGCGGGCGGCTCCTCCGGCGCGCAGGGCGCTGGGTCCGCCGCCGCTGCCGACGGCGCTGCTTCCAAGGCCTCCGATGCTGCATCTGGTCCCGCTGCCGGCTCCGAGGAGAGCCTTCAGGAAGGTGCGAGGCCCGCGCGCGGCGGGAAGCTGGCGGCCGCGGCCGTCAACCAGGCCAGCGTGTGGAACGTCGCCAATCTGCTGACGATGCTCCGGCTGGTGCTCGTCCCCGGCTTCGTGGCCCTGATGCTGACGAACGGCGGCTACGACCCGGCCTGGCGCTCGCTGGCCTGGGCGGCGTTCGCAGTCGCCATGATCACCGACCTGTTCGACGGGCATCTGGCGCGCACCTACAACCTGGTCACCGACTTCGGGAAGATCGCCGATCCCATCGCCGACAAGGCGATCATGGGGGCGGCGCTCATCTGTCTGTCCGCCCTCGGTGATCTGCCGTGGTGGGTGACGGCCGTGATCCTCGGCCGGGAACTCGGCATCACGCTGCTGCGTTTTCTGGTCATTCGCTACGGCGTGATCCCGGCGAGCCGGGGCGGCAAGCTCAAGACACTCACCCAGGGCGTCGCGGTCGGGATGTACGTCCTGCCGCTGACGGGGTGGCTGGCCACCCTGAGGTTCTGGGTGATGGCCGCGGCGGTCGTCCTCACCGTCGTCACCGGCCTCGACTATGTGAGACAAGCCATTGTGCTGCGCCGGCAGGGAATCGCCGAGCGCGCGGCAGCGTTGGAGGAGAAGGAAGCGTGA
- a CDS encoding CinA family protein produces MSSPATELVRLLTVRGETLAVAESLTGGLVAAEITAVPGASKVFRGSVTAYATELKHELLGVDATLLAQRGAVDPQVAAQMAAGVRKTLGADWGIATTGVAGPEPQDGRPVGTVFVAVDGPLTDGSGSAGGGKVEALRLNGDRAEIRMESVRSVLALLLRELAGEQTGNERAQDTERNGGF; encoded by the coding sequence GTGAGTTCGCCGGCCACCGAACTGGTGCGACTACTGACCGTGAGGGGCGAGACCCTCGCCGTCGCAGAGTCGCTGACCGGTGGTCTGGTGGCGGCGGAGATCACCGCCGTCCCCGGGGCGTCCAAGGTCTTCCGGGGATCGGTCACCGCCTACGCCACCGAGCTGAAGCACGAACTGCTGGGCGTCGACGCCACCCTGCTGGCTCAGCGTGGAGCCGTGGATCCGCAGGTCGCGGCCCAGATGGCGGCCGGGGTGCGCAAGACCCTGGGAGCCGACTGGGGCATCGCCACGACCGGAGTCGCCGGGCCCGAACCGCAGGACGGCCGGCCCGTCGGGACGGTCTTCGTCGCGGTGGACGGGCCGCTCACGGACGGCTCGGGTTCTGCCGGTGGCGGAAAAGTCGAGGCCCTGCGGTTGAACGGTGACCGTGCGGAAATTCGTATGGAGAGTGTACGGAGCGTACTCGCACTGCTCCTGAGGGAGCTTGCGGGCGAACAGACCGGGAATGAGCGGGCACAGGATACGGAACGGAACGGGGGGTTTTGA
- a CDS encoding helix-turn-helix domain-containing protein produces MILLRRLLGDVLRRQRQRQGRTLREVSSSARVSLGYLSEVERGQKEASSELLAAICDALDVRMSELMREVSDELALAELAQSARATDPVPAPVRPVLGSVSVTGVPPERVTIKAPAGAVDVVAA; encoded by the coding sequence ATGATTCTGCTCCGTCGCCTGCTGGGTGACGTGCTGCGTCGGCAGCGCCAACGCCAGGGCCGTACTCTGCGCGAAGTCTCCTCGTCCGCCCGAGTCTCACTCGGCTATCTCTCCGAGGTGGAGCGGGGGCAGAAGGAGGCTTCCTCCGAGCTGCTCGCCGCCATCTGCGACGCGCTGGACGTACGGATGTCGGAACTCATGCGAGAGGTGAGCGACGAGCTCGCGCTCGCCGAGCTGGCCCAGTCCGCCAGGGCCACCGATCCCGTGCCCGCGCCGGTCCGTCCGGTGCTGGGTTCTGTGTCGGTGACCGGCGTGCCACCGGAACGGGTGACCATCAAGGCGCCCGCCGGGGCGGTGGACGTGGTCGCCGCGTGA
- a CDS encoding Dps family protein — protein sequence MYVVKSPLPDDDLKTVSEALQGALVDLVDLALVAKQIHWNIVGPRFRSIHLQLDEVVASARAHSDTVAERASALGVPPDGRAATVASSSGIGTTPAGWIKDTDAVRAMVDALGAVIVRMRDRVNATGEPDPVSQDIFIGVTADLEKHHWMFQAENA from the coding sequence ATGTACGTCGTGAAGAGCCCGTTGCCCGACGACGATCTCAAGACCGTCTCCGAGGCGCTGCAGGGTGCTCTCGTGGACCTGGTGGACCTCGCGCTGGTCGCCAAGCAGATCCACTGGAACATCGTCGGACCCCGCTTCCGGTCCATCCACCTCCAGCTCGACGAGGTCGTCGCCTCCGCGCGTGCCCACTCCGACACGGTCGCCGAGCGGGCGTCGGCACTGGGCGTCCCGCCCGACGGGCGCGCGGCCACGGTGGCCTCCAGCAGCGGCATCGGCACCACCCCGGCGGGCTGGATCAAGGACACGGACGCGGTCCGGGCCATGGTGGACGCGCTCGGGGCGGTGATCGTCCGGATGCGGGACCGGGTGAACGCGACGGGGGAGCCGGACCCCGTGTCGCAGGACATCTTCATCGGGGTCACAGCGGATCTGGAGAAGCATCACTGGATGTTCCAGGCGGAGAACGCGTAG
- a CDS encoding SDR family NAD(P)-dependent oxidoreductase: MPLKAYDLTGRTAFVTGAAGGIGRASALLLAEAGATVHCADRDADGLHGTAKLIEDRGGSVRTHVLDVTDRTGLAAAVRSCGHLDVMAAIAGIMHSSPVLETRDEDLDRVLNVNFKGVLYACQEAARLMLAHGTRGSIVTMASGAVDTGGPGLLCYGAAKAAVVQLTKTLATEVGRYGIRVNAVAPGWVRTAMTDRHDREAQAHTESRMARMSPLGRVGEPDDVAHTVLYLASDASAFTTGQILRPNGGVAMPW, encoded by the coding sequence ATGCCCCTCAAGGCGTACGACCTCACCGGACGCACCGCGTTCGTCACCGGAGCCGCCGGCGGTATCGGCAGGGCCTCGGCCCTGCTGCTCGCCGAGGCGGGCGCGACGGTGCACTGCGCCGACCGGGACGCGGACGGACTGCACGGCACCGCCAAGCTGATCGAGGACCGCGGCGGCAGTGTCCGCACCCACGTCCTCGATGTCACCGACCGGACCGGGCTCGCGGCGGCTGTGCGCTCCTGCGGGCACCTGGACGTCATGGCGGCGATCGCCGGGATCATGCACAGCAGCCCCGTCCTGGAGACCCGGGACGAGGACCTGGACCGGGTGCTGAACGTCAACTTCAAGGGCGTGCTGTACGCCTGCCAGGAGGCGGCCCGGCTGATGCTCGCCCACGGCACCCGGGGCAGCATCGTCACCATGGCATCCGGAGCGGTCGACACCGGCGGTCCCGGGCTGCTCTGCTACGGCGCCGCGAAGGCGGCCGTGGTCCAGCTGACGAAGACGCTGGCCACCGAGGTCGGCCGGTACGGAATCCGGGTCAACGCGGTCGCGCCGGGCTGGGTCCGCACCGCCATGACCGACCGTCACGACCGGGAGGCGCAGGCGCACACCGAGTCCCGGATGGCCCGGATGTCGCCGCTGGGCCGGGTCGGCGAACCGGACGACGTCGCGCACACGGTGCTGTACCTGGCGTCGGACGCGTCGGCGTTCACGACGGGTCAGATCCTGCGCCCGAACGGGGGTGTGGCGATGCCCTGGTAG
- a CDS encoding Fpg/Nei family DNA glycosylase, whose protein sequence is MPEGDTVWQAARRLHEALAGKVLTRSDFRVPKYATIDLTGRTVLGTTPRGKHLLTRFEGGLTLHTHLRMEGAWKVYGTDERWRGGPAHQIRAILGTTDRTAVGYRLQVLEFLRTGEEERVVGHLGPDLLGPDWDPERALANLLSDPARPLGEALLDQRNLAGIGNVYKSELCFLLGVTPWLPVGALPADRAAQLPVLAKKLLEANRDRPVRQTTGVHRQDLFVYGRAPRPCLRCRTSVRVADQGDGSRERPTYWCPACQTGPAPAPGAAQRWRNHSPRPTN, encoded by the coding sequence ATGCCCGAAGGTGACACGGTCTGGCAGGCCGCGAGGCGGCTGCACGAGGCCCTCGCGGGCAAGGTGCTGACCCGCAGCGACTTCCGGGTACCGAAGTACGCGACGATCGACCTCACCGGACGTACGGTCCTGGGCACGACCCCGCGCGGCAAACACCTGCTCACCCGCTTCGAGGGCGGCCTGACCCTGCACACGCATCTGCGCATGGAGGGCGCCTGGAAGGTGTACGGCACGGACGAGCGCTGGCGGGGCGGACCGGCGCACCAGATCCGGGCGATCCTCGGCACCACGGACCGCACCGCCGTCGGCTACCGCCTCCAGGTGCTGGAGTTCCTGCGCACGGGTGAGGAGGAGCGCGTCGTCGGCCATCTCGGCCCCGATCTGCTCGGCCCGGACTGGGACCCCGAGCGTGCCCTGGCCAACCTCCTCTCGGACCCCGCCCGCCCGCTCGGCGAGGCCCTGCTCGACCAGCGCAATCTGGCCGGTATCGGCAATGTCTACAAAAGCGAGTTGTGCTTCCTGCTCGGCGTGACTCCCTGGCTGCCGGTGGGGGCCCTGCCCGCGGACCGCGCCGCCCAACTGCCCGTGCTGGCCAAGAAGCTGCTGGAGGCGAACCGCGACCGCCCGGTGCGGCAGACCACGGGCGTGCACCGGCAGGACCTCTTCGTGTACGGTCGCGCACCCCGCCCCTGCCTGCGCTGCCGCACCTCGGTCCGGGTGGCCGACCAGGGCGACGGATCGCGGGAGCGCCCCACCTACTGGTGCCCCGCCTGCCAGACGGGCCCGGCTCCGGCGCCGGGAGCGGCGCAGCGATGGCGCAACCACTCTCCCCGCCCGACTAATTGA